From a single Miscanthus floridulus cultivar M001 chromosome 8, ASM1932011v1, whole genome shotgun sequence genomic region:
- the LOC136472130 gene encoding choline-phosphate cytidylyltransferase 2-like isoform X1, with translation MKPAEDAAVPEATATPPPAAAQTVWYDPMSSPQAPAPQQQPAIEAVAETSPSVSSDARPLRVYADGIYDLFHFGHARALEQAKKSFPNTYLLVGCCSDEITHMYKGKTVMTEDERYESLRHCKWVDEVIPDAPWVINQEFIDKHNIDYVAHDALPYADTSGAANDVYEFVKAIGKFKETKRTEGISTSDIIMRILKDYNQYIMRNLTRGYSRKDLGVSYVKEKQLRVNMGISKLREKVKEHQEKVIKLLCNYFETDLHMIRKTLISNVLHTQFHSAAKIAGTNPVEWMENADRWIVGFLEKFEEGCHMMETAIKDRIQEGLKRQGRSESNLSGEDSDS, from the exons ATGAAGCCAGCGGAGGACGCGGCCGTCCCGGAGGCGAcggcgacgccgccgccggcggcggcgcagaCGGTTTGGTACGATCCCATGTCTTCGCCACAGGCGCcggcgccgcagcagcagccggcgaTAGAGGCTGTGGCGGAGACCTCGCCATCTGTGAGCTCCGACGCGCGGCCTCTCAGGGTGTACGCCGACGGCATCTACGATCTCTTCCACTTCGGCCATGCGCGCGCGCTCGAACAGGCTAAGAAGTC ATTTCCCAACACCTACTTGCTGGTAGGTTGCTGCAGTGATGAGATCACCCACATGTACAAAGGAAAGACCGTCATGACCGAGGATGAGCGCTATGAATCGCTTCGGCATTGCAA GTGGGTTGACGAGGTTATACCGGATGCTCCGTGGGTGATCAACCAGGAGTTCATCGACAAGCACAACATCGACTATGTCGCTCACGACGCGCTCCC ATATGCTGACACGAGTGGAGCTGCCAATGATGTCTATGAATTT GTGAAAGCTATTGggaagttcaaggagacaaagcgCACCGAGGGCATCTCGACATCGGACATCATCATGAGGATCTTGAAGGACTACAACCAGTACATTATGCGGAATCTGACCCGGGGGTACAGCCGTAAAGACCTTGGCGTCAGCTATGTTAAG GAGAAGCAACTGAGAGTCAACATGGGGATTAGCAAGCTAAGGGAGAAGGTGAAGGAGCATCAAGAGAAGGTGATCAAGTTGCTTTGCAACTATTTTGAGACAGACCTTCACATGATTCGTAAAACTCTGATATCAAATGTGCTGCACACGCAGTTTCACAGTGCGGCAAAGATAGCTGGAACCAACCCTGTGGAGTGGATGGAGAATGCAGACCGTTGGATTGTTGGGTTTCTTGAGAAGTTTGAGGAAGGTTGTCACATGATG GAAACCGCCATTAAAGATCGAATTCAGGAGGGATTGAAGAGGCAAGGCAGGTCAGAGTCAAACCTTTCTGGAGAGGACTCCGACTCGTAA
- the LOC136472130 gene encoding choline-phosphate cytidylyltransferase 2-like isoform X2 — translation MKPAEDAAVPEATATPPPAAAQTVWYDPMSSPQAPAPQQQPAIEAVAETSPSVSSDARPLRVYADGIYDLFHFGHARALEQAKKSFPNTYLLVGCCSDEITHMYKGKTVMTEDERYESLRHCKWVDEVIPDAPWVINQEFIDKHNIDYVAHDALPYADTSGAANDVYEFVKAIGKFKETKRTEGISTSDIIMRILKDYNQYIMRNLTRGYSRKDLGVSYVKEKQLRVNMGISKLREKVKEHQEKFHSAAKIAGTNPVEWMENADRWIVGFLEKFEEGCHMMETAIKDRIQEGLKRQGRSESNLSGEDSDS, via the exons ATGAAGCCAGCGGAGGACGCGGCCGTCCCGGAGGCGAcggcgacgccgccgccggcggcggcgcagaCGGTTTGGTACGATCCCATGTCTTCGCCACAGGCGCcggcgccgcagcagcagccggcgaTAGAGGCTGTGGCGGAGACCTCGCCATCTGTGAGCTCCGACGCGCGGCCTCTCAGGGTGTACGCCGACGGCATCTACGATCTCTTCCACTTCGGCCATGCGCGCGCGCTCGAACAGGCTAAGAAGTC ATTTCCCAACACCTACTTGCTGGTAGGTTGCTGCAGTGATGAGATCACCCACATGTACAAAGGAAAGACCGTCATGACCGAGGATGAGCGCTATGAATCGCTTCGGCATTGCAA GTGGGTTGACGAGGTTATACCGGATGCTCCGTGGGTGATCAACCAGGAGTTCATCGACAAGCACAACATCGACTATGTCGCTCACGACGCGCTCCC ATATGCTGACACGAGTGGAGCTGCCAATGATGTCTATGAATTT GTGAAAGCTATTGggaagttcaaggagacaaagcgCACCGAGGGCATCTCGACATCGGACATCATCATGAGGATCTTGAAGGACTACAACCAGTACATTATGCGGAATCTGACCCGGGGGTACAGCCGTAAAGACCTTGGCGTCAGCTATGTTAAG GAGAAGCAACTGAGAGTCAACATGGGGATTAGCAAGCTAAGGGAGAAGGTGAAGGAGCATCAAGAGAAG TTTCACAGTGCGGCAAAGATAGCTGGAACCAACCCTGTGGAGTGGATGGAGAATGCAGACCGTTGGATTGTTGGGTTTCTTGAGAAGTTTGAGGAAGGTTGTCACATGATG GAAACCGCCATTAAAGATCGAATTCAGGAGGGATTGAAGAGGCAAGGCAGGTCAGAGTCAAACCTTTCTGGAGAGGACTCCGACTCGTAA
- the LOC136472132 gene encoding NADH dehydrogenase [ubiquinone] iron-sulfur protein 6, mitochondrial-like, translated as MATATRRLLPALLKTLAPAGARGLSTEKAVGAAAVVGRHTAKWMQDTSKKSPMELINEVPPIKVDGRIAVCEGASEGVGLGHPIEYICLDLEAPNVCKYCGLRYVQVHHH; from the exons ATGGCGACCGCGACGCGGAGGCTGCTGCCCGCGCTCCTCAAGACCCTAGCTCCAGCCGGCGCGCGCGGCCTCTCCACGGAGAAGGCTGTGGGCGCCGCTGCCGTCGTCGGCAGACACACCGCTAAGTGGATGCAG gACACGAGCAAGAAGTCACCAATGGAACTGATCAACGAGGTACCTCCAATCAAGGTTGATGGTCGCATTGCCGTCTGTGAAGGGG cttctgaAGGTGTTGGACTTGGCCACCCGATCGAGTATATCTGCCTTGATCTGGAGGCACCTAATGTATGCAAATACTGCGGTCTCCGTTATGTTCAAGTTCACCATCACTAA
- the LOC136472131 gene encoding secretory carrier-associated membrane protein 6-like isoform X2, whose amino-acid sequence MPRNNNPFDEENVNPTAKAAATTTPASVPSRKSWLPAGFGGSGKHGATIDIPLGDPKKKERELLSWEQDLKRREQDIKRREDAMNRAGVTVEVRNWPQFYPIIHHDIASEIPIHAQKLQYTAFASWLGLIACLVWNLFAVLVESIHTDDIVIFLLAVIYAISGCPLSYILWYRPLYRAMRTDSMVTFGQFFVFYSVHVGFCVIAAIAPPIIFRGKTLTECTCISEGIGEDWQ is encoded by the exons ATGCCTCGTAACAACAATCCCTTCGACGAAGAAAATGTCAACCCTACCGCG aaagcagcagcaacaacaacaccaGCTTCTGTGCCATCCAGGAAATCATGGCTCCCGGCAGGCTTCGGAGGAAGCGGCAAGCATGGCGCAACCATCGACATTCCCCTCGGG GATCctaagaagaaggagagggagctGCTGTCATGGGAGCAGGACCTGAAACGGCGGGAACAG GATATTAAACGGAGGGAGGATGCAATGAACAGAG CTGGTGTCACTGTGGAAGTGAGAAATTGGCCGCAGTTCTATCCCATCATACATCATGATATAGCCAGCGAAATACCAATCCATGCTCAAAAGTTGCAATACACGGCGTTTGCTAGCTGGCTAG GACTGATTGCCTGTCTCGTTTGGAATCTGTTTGCTGTGTTGGTGGAATCAATTCATACTGATG ACATCGTTATTTTCCTCCTCGCTGTAATCTATGCAATATCCGGGTGTCCTCTTTCATACATACTTTGGTACAGACCTCTGTACCGTGCGATGAG AACTGACAGCATGGTAACCTTTGGCCAGTTCTTCGTCTTCTACTCG GTGCATGTTGGATTTTGTGTCATTGCTGCAATTGCTCCTCCAATAATATTTAGGGGAAAAACTCTCAC AGAGTGTACATGTATTTCAGAGGGCATAGGTGAAGACTGGCAATGA
- the LOC136472128 gene encoding uncharacterized protein encodes MGTDYYNVLKVNRSATEEDLKKSYRRLAMKWHPDKNPGDVKKEAEAKFKKISEAYEVLSDPQKRAIYDQYGEEGLKASADGGGSTSTNGAAKQRFNPRNAEDVFAEFFGGSKPFENMGRAKSMRFQTEGAGTFGGFGGNENKFRSYNESVGTSSSQARKPPPVETKLPCSLEELYAGSTRKMKISRNVVKPNGQLGTESEILTIDIKPGWKKGTKITFPDKGNEQPNQLPADLVFVIDEKPHDLYTRESNDLLVHRKIDLVDALAGTTVNLKTLDGRDLVIKLTDVVTPGYELVIAKEGMPIVKENGRRGNLRIKFDVNFPKRLSSEQRHSIRKVLGGQHQQQ; translated from the exons ATGGGGACGGACTACTACAATGTGCTCAAGGTGAACCGGAGCGCCACGGAGGAGGACCTCAAGAAGTCATACCGCCGGCTGGCCATGAAGTGGCACCCCGACAAGAACCCTGGCGACGTCAAGAAGGAAGCCGAGGCCAAATTCAAGAAGATCTCCGAGGCCTACGAG GTTTTGAGTGATCCCCAGAAGAGGGCGATATATGATCAATATGGTGAAGAAGGTCTGAAGGCCTCCGCAGATGGTGGTGGTTCCACATCAACGAATGGGGCTGCCAAGCAACGTTTCAATCCTCGCAATGCTGAAGACGTGTTTGCTGAGTTCTTTGGCGGCAGCAAGCCTTTCGAGAACATGGGGCGAGCGAAGTCAATGAGGTTCCAGACAGAAGGTGCTGGCACTTTCGGTGGGTTCGGTGGGAATGAGAACAAGTTCAGATCATACAATGAATCGGTTGGCACCAGTTCGAGTCAGGCTCGGAAGCCGCCGCCTGTGGAAACCAAACTGCCCTGCTCACTTGAAGAGTTATACGCAGGTTCAACACGCAAGATGAAGATATCCAGGAACGTTGTGAAGCCGAATGG GCAACTAGGGACCGAATCGGAGATTTTAACAATCGATATAAAGCCTGGCTGGAAGAAGGGAACTAAGATCACATTCCCCGACAAGGGCAACGAGCAGCCAAACCAGCTCCCTGCTGATCTCGTCTTTGTTATCGATGAGAAGCCCCATGATCTGTACACAAGGGAAAGCAACGATCTCCTGGTCCACCGGAAGATTGATTTGGTGGATGCATTGGCAGGAACTACGGTCAATCTGAAGACCCTAGACGGGCGTGACCTGGTGATTAAGCTCACAGATGTGGTGACACCTGGTTATGAGCTTGTGATTGCAAAGGAAGGGATGCCTATCGTCAAGGAGAACGGGAGAAGAGGCAACCTGAGGATCAAGTTCGATGTCAATTTTCCTAAGAGGTTGTCGTCAGAGCAGCGGCACAGCATTAGGAAGGTTCTTGGAGGTCAACATCAGCAGCAGTGA
- the LOC136472131 gene encoding secretory carrier-associated membrane protein 6-like isoform X1 translates to MPRNNNPFDEENVNPTAKAAATTTPASVPSRKSWLPAGFGGSGKHGATIDIPLGDPKKKERELLSWEQDLKRREQDIKRREDAMNRAGVTVEVRNWPQFYPIIHHDIASEIPIHAQKLQYTAFASWLGLIACLVWNLFAVLVESIHTDDIVIFLLAVIYAISGCPLSYILWYRPLYRAMRTDSMVTFGQFFVFYSVHVGFCVIAAIAPPIIFRGKTLTGVLVAIEVLDGDIFAGVLYLFGFALFTLESLISIWVLERVYMYFRGHR, encoded by the exons ATGCCTCGTAACAACAATCCCTTCGACGAAGAAAATGTCAACCCTACCGCG aaagcagcagcaacaacaacaccaGCTTCTGTGCCATCCAGGAAATCATGGCTCCCGGCAGGCTTCGGAGGAAGCGGCAAGCATGGCGCAACCATCGACATTCCCCTCGGG GATCctaagaagaaggagagggagctGCTGTCATGGGAGCAGGACCTGAAACGGCGGGAACAG GATATTAAACGGAGGGAGGATGCAATGAACAGAG CTGGTGTCACTGTGGAAGTGAGAAATTGGCCGCAGTTCTATCCCATCATACATCATGATATAGCCAGCGAAATACCAATCCATGCTCAAAAGTTGCAATACACGGCGTTTGCTAGCTGGCTAG GACTGATTGCCTGTCTCGTTTGGAATCTGTTTGCTGTGTTGGTGGAATCAATTCATACTGATG ACATCGTTATTTTCCTCCTCGCTGTAATCTATGCAATATCCGGGTGTCCTCTTTCATACATACTTTGGTACAGACCTCTGTACCGTGCGATGAG AACTGACAGCATGGTAACCTTTGGCCAGTTCTTCGTCTTCTACTCG GTGCATGTTGGATTTTGTGTCATTGCTGCAATTGCTCCTCCAATAATATTTAGGGGAAAAACTCTCAC GGGTGTTCTTGTTGCAATAGAAGTTTTAGATGGAGATATATTCGCTGGC GTGCTTTATCTTTTCGGTTTTGCACTGTTTACCTTGGAATCTCTTATAAGCATCTGGGTGCTTGAG AGAGTGTACATGTATTTCAGAGGGCATAGGTGA